A region of Chloracidobacterium sp. DNA encodes the following proteins:
- the idi gene encoding isopentenyl-diphosphate Delta-isomerase produces the protein MEKISKQNRIIILVILVFLVTSAFFMSNVVIPAEAAFVSGINVILFAAPAFWAAKMWLGVRDAVLLFVVLGVLALVIETSAIITGFPYGHFGYSDLLGYRLFGYTPWTVFLAWTPLVLAAYFIASRLFEASIYRVILTAVTLVVFDLVLDPGAVKIGFWRYEGGGFFYGVPLSNFLGWLFSGVIAAIVIEIFTASRKPLLPVPAQLISSSFFIIFFWTAISFFSGMYLPLLIGIVVLISLAIYYAKYHYAFDDMIVMVDEDDRPITTARKLPAHNGDTKRHRAFSVFLFNDRGELLLQQRALTKKTWPGVWSNSCCGHVMLHETVEHAAKRRLKHELGISNVKLKVELPDFRYRAEKDGVVENEICPVLVGFCSQQPSPNPQEVNNTKWVDWNQFVSDVSDPENGFSPWAVEEVELLAREPSFEAFLNRVRE, from the coding sequence ATGGAGAAAATCAGTAAGCAAAATAGGATCATTATTCTCGTCATTCTCGTTTTCCTTGTGACAAGCGCGTTCTTTATGTCGAATGTCGTCATTCCGGCGGAAGCCGCGTTTGTTTCAGGCATCAACGTCATTCTGTTCGCGGCTCCGGCGTTTTGGGCTGCGAAGATGTGGCTCGGCGTTCGCGATGCTGTTTTGTTATTTGTAGTTCTGGGCGTTTTGGCTTTGGTGATCGAGACAAGCGCGATCATTACGGGATTTCCATACGGGCATTTCGGATACTCCGATCTGTTGGGCTATCGACTGTTCGGCTACACGCCTTGGACTGTTTTTCTCGCTTGGACGCCTTTGGTTTTGGCGGCGTACTTTATCGCTTCGCGCTTATTTGAGGCAAGCATTTATCGAGTTATATTAACGGCGGTGACGTTGGTTGTTTTCGATCTCGTACTCGATCCCGGAGCTGTGAAGATAGGATTTTGGCGTTACGAGGGCGGCGGCTTTTTTTACGGCGTTCCGTTGTCGAATTTTCTTGGTTGGTTATTTTCAGGAGTGATAGCGGCGATCGTTATTGAGATCTTTACAGCCTCGCGCAAACCGCTTTTGCCTGTTCCGGCACAGCTTATCTCCAGCAGTTTCTTCATTATCTTTTTTTGGACGGCGATCTCTTTTTTTTCGGGAATGTACTTGCCGCTGTTGATCGGGATCGTAGTGCTGATCTCGCTTGCCATCTATTACGCAAAGTATCATTACGCTTTTGACGACATGATCGTTATGGTCGATGAGGATGATCGACCGATCACAACTGCCCGCAAGCTACCAGCTCATAACGGTGACACAAAACGTCATCGTGCTTTTTCTGTTTTTCTATTCAATGACAGAGGCGAATTACTGCTGCAGCAACGCGCTTTGACCAAAAAAACCTGGCCCGGCGTGTGGTCAAACTCTTGCTGTGGGCATGTGATGCTTCACGAGACGGTTGAGCATGCGGCTAAAAGGCGCCTCAAACACGAACTTGGAATCAGCAATGTGAAACTTAAGGTCGAGCTTCCCGATTTTCGCTATCGAGCGGAAAAAGACGGCGTCGTTGAGAACGAGATATGTCCGGTCCTGGTCGGTTTTTGTTCGCAACAGCCTAGTCCAAATCCGCAAGAAGTTAATAATACAAAATGGGTCGATTGGAACCAATTTGTCAGCGATGTCAGCGACCCAGAGAACGGATTTTCGCCTTGGGCAGTCGAAGAGGTCGAATTGCTGGCGAGAGAGCCTAGCTTCGAGGCATTTCTAAACAGAGTGCGCGAGTAG
- a CDS encoding prenyltransferase has protein sequence MSVEMELAAAPPDFGETQRNIQQMSDLRFLLNVSRPRFWFYIFGPYIVGLIAGADFPQQLYSPIFLLYGIYFTLPANLLIYGVNDIYDYETDKLNEKKAGYETLVSPDLRPKLWLAIFLTNFAFIDIFFHGNFSVIVSGICFLFFSVFYSAPPIRAKTKPFLDSAFNVLYVLPGAFGYSLITGEFPPAAIIVAAGLWTAAMHAYSAIPDIEADKDAGLKTIATVLGPLGTLAACSLLYLGAAIISFEWLGFTSISIGSAYLILMAASVVSVRSGTLFKLYKAFPLINILAGFIIFWQIALNKFF, from the coding sequence ATGAGCGTCGAAATGGAACTTGCGGCTGCGCCGCCCGATTTCGGCGAAACTCAACGTAACATTCAGCAAATGTCCGATCTCAGGTTCTTACTAAACGTCAGCCGTCCTCGGTTCTGGTTCTACATTTTCGGACCTTACATCGTCGGCCTCATCGCGGGCGCCGACTTTCCGCAGCAGCTTTACAGCCCGATCTTTCTACTCTACGGCATATATTTCACTCTGCCGGCAAACCTTTTGATCTACGGTGTCAACGACATTTACGACTACGAAACTGACAAGCTAAATGAAAAAAAGGCCGGTTATGAAACGCTAGTGTCACCAGATTTGCGGCCCAAACTCTGGCTCGCAATATTTCTTACAAATTTCGCTTTCATTGACATTTTTTTTCACGGCAATTTCTCGGTCATCGTCTCAGGAATTTGCTTTCTTTTCTTTTCCGTTTTTTACTCTGCCCCACCGATAAGGGCAAAAACAAAACCGTTTCTCGATTCAGCTTTCAACGTACTTTATGTACTGCCTGGAGCATTTGGATATTCGCTGATCACCGGCGAATTTCCGCCAGCCGCGATAATCGTCGCCGCCGGACTTTGGACCGCAGCTATGCATGCATACTCGGCAATTCCTGACATCGAGGCGGATAAAGATGCCGGGTTGAAAACTATCGCAACCGTTCTCGGCCCGCTTGGAACTTTGGCTGCGTGCAGTTTACTGTACCTTGGCGCCGCGATCATTTCGTTCGAGTGGCTCGGTTTTACCAGCATTTCGATCGGGTCGGCGTATCTGATTCTGATGGCAGCTTCTGTCGTATCCGTAAGGTCAGGAACACTGTTTAAACTCTACAAAGCGTTCCCGCTCATCAACATCCTTGCCGGATTCATAATCTTTTGGCAGATCGCTCTTAATAAATTTTTCTAA
- the crtI gene encoding phytoene desaturase, translating into MNKKVVIIGAGIGGLGAAGLFARKGYDVTVVEKNANLGGRANIFEHDGFKFDMGPSWYLAPDIFEHYFNLVGEKVEDHLDLKKLSPSYRIFFRNNGEPLDINSNIEIDTATFEAIEPGAGDKLRAYLKQSEYQYDVATQHFMFKNYDTIFDFFNKRVMTEGQKLSVFSTMHKFVSKFFTSKKLQQVMEYTMVFLGTSPYEAPALYNLMSHMDFNQGVFYPQGGFYELIGALSNIAEKNGAVLRVNSPVEKIIVLDGKAVGVRLEGGEVIDADIVISNADMWFTETKLLDESHQTHKEKYWQKRTMAPSAFIMYLGVGEKLPSLIHHNLLFSEDWRKNFDDIYKAPCLPDEPSLYVCAPSVTDPSVAPAGKENLFVLVPIASGLSFTDAEKEAYADRVFALMESEMNLPDLRSKIEYKRIYTVDNFAVDYNAFKGSALGLAHTLRQTAIFRPKNKSKKVENLFYVGAGTNPGIGTQICLISAELAYKRVQGITTAEPMDAI; encoded by the coding sequence ATGAATAAGAAGGTCGTGATCATCGGTGCGGGTATCGGCGGCTTGGGTGCGGCGGGCCTTTTTGCGCGGAAAGGCTATGACGTTACCGTGGTCGAGAAAAATGCAAATCTTGGCGGGCGGGCGAATATTTTTGAGCATGACGGTTTCAAATTCGATATGGGTCCGTCGTGGTATCTTGCACCGGATATTTTTGAACATTACTTCAACCTCGTCGGCGAAAAAGTTGAAGATCATCTCGACCTGAAAAAGCTCTCGCCGTCATACCGCATTTTTTTTCGCAATAACGGCGAGCCGCTCGACATTAATTCAAATATTGAGATCGACACCGCAACATTTGAGGCGATCGAGCCTGGGGCCGGCGACAAATTGCGGGCATATTTAAAGCAGTCCGAATACCAATATGACGTGGCGACGCAGCACTTCATGTTTAAGAACTACGATACGATATTCGATTTCTTTAATAAGCGTGTCATGACCGAGGGGCAAAAGCTGTCGGTCTTTTCGACAATGCACAAATTCGTCTCGAAGTTCTTTACCTCAAAAAAACTCCAGCAGGTGATGGAATATACGATGGTGTTTCTCGGCACGTCGCCATATGAAGCTCCGGCGTTATATAACCTCATGTCGCACATGGATTTTAATCAGGGCGTCTTTTATCCGCAGGGTGGTTTTTATGAATTGATCGGGGCACTTTCGAATATCGCGGAGAAGAACGGAGCCGTATTGCGTGTCAATTCACCAGTCGAGAAGATCATCGTACTCGACGGAAAAGCTGTCGGCGTCCGCCTCGAAGGCGGTGAGGTGATCGACGCCGACATCGTTATTTCGAATGCGGATATGTGGTTTACGGAAACAAAACTGCTCGACGAATCTCATCAAACGCACAAAGAGAAATATTGGCAAAAACGCACAATGGCGCCGTCGGCGTTCATTATGTACTTGGGTGTCGGTGAAAAGCTGCCGTCGCTGATCCACCACAATCTGCTCTTTAGCGAGGACTGGCGAAAGAATTTTGATGATATTTACAAGGCTCCGTGCCTGCCCGATGAGCCATCTTTATATGTCTGTGCTCCGAGCGTGACCGATCCGTCCGTGGCACCGGCGGGTAAAGAAAATCTTTTTGTTTTAGTACCGATCGCGTCGGGTCTTTCATTTACGGACGCAGAAAAAGAAGCTTATGCAGATCGTGTTTTCGCTTTGATGGAAAGCGAAATGAATTTGCCTGATCTGCGTTCAAAGATCGAGTACAAGCGCATTTATACCGTCGATAATTTTGCGGTCGACTACAACGCGTTTAAAGGCTCGGCACTAGGGCTCGCTCATACATTGCGGCAGACAGCCATTTTTCGGCCAAAGAACAAATCCAAAAAAGTCGAGAACCTTTTCTATGTCGGTGCGGGAACTAATCCCGGGATCGGAACGCAGATATGTTTGATTAGTGCGGAATTAGCGTATAAGCGTGTGCAGGGAATCACAACAGCGGAGCCGATGGATGCAATTTAG
- a CDS encoding phytoene/squalene synthase family protein: MNYTMLMERSPEDSSFLAEGLQKCKEITRKYGTSFYFATQFFPRETRDGIYAIYAFARIPDEIVDDHNKIGKAESLAELNQWREKWLEAMSAGCSDDAVMNAIVKAFRKYKIPVEEGEAFLRSMFMDEEKASYANYAELEEYMYGSAGVIGLMVTRVVGFSSEAAFPHALKLGYAFQLTNFLRDIKEDFFDLGRVYMPQDELARFGLSNEDIERKICDERFIAFMKWQIERNREVYKEALPGIPMLAWRGRLAVRVSYVLYKAILGEIERANYNVYLGRVRTTFRQKVWLSMKALAGIYE, translated from the coding sequence GTGAATTATACAATGTTAATGGAGCGTTCACCCGAAGATTCGTCATTTCTTGCGGAAGGGCTGCAAAAATGTAAGGAGATTACCCGTAAATACGGCACGAGTTTTTACTTTGCAACGCAGTTTTTTCCGCGTGAGACGCGAGACGGCATTTATGCGATATATGCGTTTGCACGGATTCCAGATGAGATCGTTGATGATCATAACAAGATCGGAAAGGCTGAATCGCTTGCCGAATTGAATCAATGGCGCGAGAAATGGCTCGAAGCGATGAGCGCGGGATGCAGCGACGACGCGGTGATGAATGCGATCGTCAAGGCATTTCGCAAATACAAGATCCCGGTCGAGGAAGGCGAAGCGTTTCTGCGTTCTATGTTTATGGACGAGGAAAAAGCGAGCTATGCAAACTACGCGGAGCTCGAAGAATACATGTACGGGTCGGCAGGCGTGATCGGGTTGATGGTGACGCGTGTCGTAGGGTTTTCGTCGGAAGCGGCATTTCCCCATGCTTTGAAACTGGGCTACGCGTTCCAACTGACCAATTTTTTGCGTGACATAAAAGAAGATTTTTTTGATCTCGGCCGCGTTTATATGCCGCAGGATGAATTGGCTCGATTTGGGTTAAGTAATGAGGATATTGAGCGAAAGATCTGTGACGAGCGTTTCATTGCATTTATGAAATGGCAGATCGAGCGGAATCGCGAGGTTTACAAAGAAGCTTTGCCGGGAATTCCAATGCTTGCATGGCGCGGGCGTTTGGCGGTTCGCGTTTCGTACGTTTTGTATAAGGCAATTCTCGGCGAGATCGAACGGGCGAATTACAATGTGTATCTCGGACGCGTTCGTACAACTTTTCGTCAAAAGGTATGGCTATCAATGAAAGCCTTGGCCGGCATCTATGAATAA
- a CDS encoding polyprenyl synthetase family protein codes for MIAVHTKYETGLWRFVEKHRPVIDSCLEKNLPLAPALIDTKFNEAVRYAAFPGGKRLRPVLTLLSAELFGGKAKNFLNAATAVEFIHTSSLIFDDMPAMDDSAERRGKSSLHEKFGNGLSTLVAIGFLNQAYKLAMLDAGGERRRSADAVLEIVDCVGPAGMIGGQSVDLKLREVVECNICSANIAGGVLNLKTSSLIRLALRLGAILSGAREEQLETLSLFAESLGQAYQISDDIIDLSQDTAPNGKAFSVNITDSPEQSLSAAARLAKTILTDNFAASEARDHLCELVEYVARRKE; via the coding sequence ATGATTGCTGTTCACACAAAATACGAGACTGGGCTTTGGCGGTTTGTTGAAAAACACAGGCCGGTTATAGACTCATGCCTTGAAAAAAATCTGCCGCTCGCACCGGCCTTGATCGATACGAAGTTTAACGAGGCTGTTAGATATGCTGCATTTCCCGGCGGCAAGCGCCTGCGTCCGGTTTTGACTTTGCTGAGCGCCGAACTTTTTGGCGGCAAGGCGAAAAATTTCCTTAACGCCGCGACCGCTGTCGAATTTATCCACACCAGTTCGCTTATTTTTGACGACATGCCTGCGATGGACGACTCAGCCGAGCGTCGCGGAAAATCTTCTTTGCACGAGAAATTTGGCAACGGGCTTTCGACACTGGTCGCGATAGGTTTTTTGAATCAGGCATACAAACTGGCAATGCTCGACGCGGGCGGCGAAAGACGGCGTTCGGCCGATGCGGTCTTGGAGATCGTAGATTGCGTAGGGCCCGCAGGAATGATCGGCGGCCAGTCGGTCGATCTAAAGCTCCGCGAAGTCGTGGAATGCAATATCTGTTCAGCAAATATTGCAGGCGGAGTTCTCAATCTAAAAACCTCATCGCTTATCCGACTTGCTTTGCGGCTCGGTGCGATCTTATCCGGTGCTCGAGAAGAACAACTCGAAACCCTGTCGCTCTTCGCCGAATCTCTCGGCCAGGCGTACCAGATCAGCGACGACATCATCGACCTTTCCCAAGACACCGCCCCGAACGGCAAGGCCTTCAGCGTAAATATCACCGACTCGCCCGAACAATCTTTGTCCGCCGCTGCACGCCTTGCAAAGACGATCCTAACCGACAACTTTGCCGCCAGCGAAGCAAGAGATCACCTGTGCGAACTGGTTGAATATGTGGCACGGAGAAAAGAATAG
- a CDS encoding NUDIX hydrolase produces MPETISSKTVYEGKIFDIRVDTIREGDVEYKREIVVHKGSAVIVPVFDDGTVALVRQYRHAAGKYMLEIPAGSLEKGEDPKTCAIRELEEEVGVTAKNIELITEFYVSPGFLTEKMYVYLATNLTETAQNLESDELIEIERLTFPQALEMIRTAQIEDAKSIIGITTAAARVADA; encoded by the coding sequence GTGCCCGAAACAATTTCATCGAAAACCGTTTACGAAGGTAAGATCTTTGACATTCGCGTCGACACGATCCGCGAAGGCGACGTCGAATATAAACGCGAGATCGTTGTTCACAAAGGCAGCGCTGTGATCGTGCCGGTTTTTGATGATGGAACTGTCGCTCTTGTGAGGCAGTATCGTCACGCTGCTGGCAAGTATATGCTTGAGATCCCGGCAGGCTCACTCGAAAAAGGCGAAGATCCAAAAACCTGCGCCATCCGCGAACTCGAAGAAGAAGTCGGCGTCACCGCAAAGAACATCGAACTGATCACCGAATTCTACGTCTCGCCCGGCTTCCTGACCGAAAAAATGTACGTCTATCTCGCAACCAACCTGACCGAAACCGCTCAAAATCTCGAATCGGACGAACTCATCGAGATCGAACGCCTAACATTTCCCCAAGCCCTCGAAATGATCCGCACCGCCCAGATCGAAGACGCCAAATCCATCATCGGCATCACAACCGCAGCCGCTCGTGTTGCAGACGCCTAA
- a CDS encoding carboxypeptidase regulatory-like domain-containing protein has product MLQIRNFLRNISVLAGLCLLISISAQAASLTVNTTADSGAGSLRQALIDATVNAEANIVTFNIPMSDPGYDAGQDRFTITLLSALPNIPLATMTINNPQSQGLTVKGNNTFRIFTLVDSAVTTINNVTISDGFSSDGMGGGIYMSNSGTLTLNRCTVSGNTVTTSGGGIYMSNSTTLHLHYSTVRSNSAASGGGIYIFNSGTLNMIGSTVNGNAATDGGGIYNGTSGTVNTTSSTIDGNSASSEGGGIYNTATVTAINNTFSANSAEVGGAIYNAFTATLINNIVATNVATSGTDLFGTYAGTWNLIGNIDGSTGVTGAPNRTGTTLSPLNPMLGLLQNNGGPTFTRSPLMGSPAIDKGNSATVVTDQHGASMPVDNPLISNDGGNGADMGSVEVQFTTTAAGITVGGRVFVDHGRTRQPLSNATVTLTDMDGVSRTTRTGSFGYFRFADVQAGETYIVTIKSKRYQFGSQVITPMDQLTEMEFVYYY; this is encoded by the coding sequence ATGTTACAAATCAGAAATTTTTTGCGGAATATTTCCGTTCTCGCCGGACTTTGTCTTCTTATCAGTATTTCAGCACAAGCTGCAAGTTTAACAGTAAACACAACCGCTGATTCCGGGGCCGGCAGCCTTCGACAGGCATTGATCGACGCAACTGTAAACGCAGAAGCAAACATCGTCACCTTTAACATCCCGATGAGCGATCCCGGTTACGATGCCGGACAGGACAGATTCACGATCACGCTCCTAAGCGCTCTGCCAAACATTCCACTCGCGACCATGACCATCAATAACCCACAGTCGCAGGGGCTGACTGTGAAAGGCAACAATACTTTCCGCATATTTACGCTCGTGGATAGTGCAGTCACAACTATAAATAATGTGACCATCAGCGATGGTTTTAGCAGCGACGGTATGGGCGGCGGAATTTACATGAGCAACAGCGGAACGCTTACGCTAAACCGCTGCACCGTCAGCGGCAACACCGTCACAACCAGCGGCGGCGGTATTTATATGAGCAACAGCACGACGCTGCATCTGCATTACAGTACCGTCCGCAGCAACAGCGCTGCGAGCGGCGGCGGCATCTATATTTTCAATAGCGGCACGCTGAACATGATCGGCAGCACCGTCAACGGCAATGCAGCAACCGACGGCGGCGGCATATATAACGGAACAAGCGGAACGGTAAATACGACCAGCAGCACGATCGACGGCAATTCGGCGTCGAGCGAGGGCGGCGGCATTTACAACACCGCAACGGTTACAGCTATCAACAACACTTTCTCCGCCAATTCTGCCGAAGTTGGCGGCGCGATCTACAATGCGTTCACTGCGACCCTGATCAATAACATTGTCGCAACAAATGTCGCAACGAGCGGCACCGACCTTTTCGGAACGTACGCAGGCACATGGAATCTGATCGGCAACATCGACGGCAGCACGGGCGTCACCGGCGCTCCCAATCGAACCGGAACGACCTTAAGCCCGCTCAATCCGATGCTCGGCCTTTTGCAGAATAACGGCGGACCGACATTTACTAGATCGCCGCTAATGGGCAGCCCGGCTATCGACAAAGGCAACAGCGCAACGGTCGTCACCGACCAGCATGGAGCGAGCATGCCTGTTGACAATCCATTGATCTCAAACGACGGCGGCAACGGCGCGGATATGGGCTCGGTTGAGGTCCAGTTCACGACGACAGCAGCAGGCATTACAGTCGGTGGACGTGTATTTGTCGATCACGGCAGAACACGCCAGCCATTGTCTAATGCGACGGTTACTTTGACAGACATGGACGGTGTCAGCCGAACGACTCGCACCGGTTCATTCGGATACTTCCGATTTGCCGATGTTCAGGCAGGAGAAACATACATCGTGACTATTAAGAGCAAGCGATATCAATTTGGTTCGCAGGTCATCACCCCGATGGACCAGTTGACCGAAATGGAATTCGTTTATTACTACTAA
- a CDS encoding helix-turn-helix transcriptional regulator, which translates to MTGLQLRQYRRRNRLTQQDAARSLGVSQGYLSLLEKEHRPLSEELKKKLVASLDLPMTELPSNVSKYKVGDVSDDQLTTDLATLGYPGFSHYKPSRPKNPADVLLAGLKANKRDARLVEAFPWLVLKFPDMKWDEVTRTAKMYDLQNRLGFVVSVARGMAEKRSDKTTAAALKRREADLEHSILAHEGTLCNETMTNAERRWLVDNRTASAKHWRILASLSPELARYDV; encoded by the coding sequence ATGACGGGACTCCAATTAAGGCAGTATCGACGAAGGAACAGGCTCACGCAGCAAGATGCCGCGCGCTCTCTTGGCGTTTCGCAAGGTTATCTTTCATTGCTTGAAAAGGAACACCGTCCGCTTAGCGAAGAGCTAAAAAAGAAACTCGTAGCTTCGCTCGACCTGCCGATGACAGAGTTGCCATCGAACGTCAGTAAATATAAGGTTGGCGATGTTTCGGACGATCAACTGACCACCGATCTTGCAACTTTGGGCTATCCGGGCTTTTCTCATTACAAGCCGTCGCGGCCAAAGAATCCTGCGGACGTGCTGTTAGCGGGCTTAAAAGCTAATAAGCGTGACGCAAGACTTGTCGAAGCATTTCCGTGGCTCGTGCTTAAATTTCCAGATATGAAATGGGACGAAGTTACTCGAACGGCAAAAATGTATGACCTTCAAAACCGTCTCGGCTTCGTCGTCAGCGTTGCCCGCGGGATGGCCGAAAAGAGGAGCGACAAAACGACCGCCGCCGCATTAAAACGGCGCGAAGCCGATCTTGAACATTCAATACTCGCCCACGAAGGCACTCTTTGCAACGAAACAATGACAAACGCCGAACGCCGCTGGCTCGTTGACAACCGTACGGCGAGTGCGAAGCATTGGCGTATATTAGCAAGCCTTTCGCCCGAACTAGCGCGTTATGACGTCTAA
- the rplM gene encoding 50S ribosomal protein L13: MSTYFPSGKGLAENRKWLVVDAKGKTVGRLATEIARILSGKNNPAWTPFLDMGDHCVVINARHAVFTGSKDDQKIYYRHTLYPGGLRETTVKEMFEKKPEKVIELAVRGMLPKTKLGKAMAKKLKVYADGEHRHIAQKPEAREL; encoded by the coding sequence ATGAGTACTTATTTTCCAAGTGGGAAGGGTTTAGCAGAAAACCGTAAGTGGTTGGTCGTTGATGCCAAGGGCAAAACGGTCGGCCGTTTGGCAACCGAGATCGCCCGCATTTTGTCGGGCAAGAACAATCCGGCATGGACACCGTTTCTGGATATGGGCGACCATTGCGTCGTCATAAACGCGCGTCACGCAGTGTTTACGGGTTCTAAGGACGATCAGAAGATCTATTACCGCCACACGCTTTATCCAGGCGGTTTGCGTGAGACGACCGTCAAAGAAATGTTCGAGAAAAAGCCTGAAAAGGTCATCGAACTAGCCGTTCGCGGCATGCTGCCGAAAACAAAGCTCGGCAAAGCAATGGCAAAAAAATTAAAGGTTTACGCAGACGGCGAACATCGCCACATCGCCCAAAAACCGGAGGCAAGGGAGTTGTAA
- the rpsI gene encoding 30S ribosomal protein S9, with protein sequence MADIQYYGTGRRKTSTARVYLRPGSGNIVVNKRDFNTYFPNEALQMIIRQPLRLTETTEKFDILVNVDGGGTAGQAGAVRHGITRALMEFNSDLRPALKKAGLVTRDPRQKERKKYGQKGARARFQFSKR encoded by the coding sequence ATGGCAGACATTCAGTATTACGGCACTGGCCGCAGAAAAACTTCGACAGCACGTGTTTACCTTCGTCCGGGCAGCGGAAACATCGTTGTGAACAAGCGTGATTTCAACACCTACTTCCCTAACGAGGCGTTGCAGATGATTATTCGCCAGCCGCTCCGATTGACCGAGACGACAGAGAAATTCGACATTCTCGTCAATGTTGACGGCGGCGGCACTGCCGGACAGGCCGGTGCGGTCCGTCACGGCATCACACGTGCTTTGATGGAATTTAACTCGGACCTGCGTCCGGCTTTGAAGAAAGCGGGCCTCGTTACACGCGACCCGCGTCAGAAAGAACGTAAGAAATACGGGCAAAAAGGCGCCCGTGCGAGATTCCAGTTCTCGAAACGTTAA
- the rpsB gene encoding 30S ribosomal protein S2, translating into MATVTMKELLEAGVHFGHQVRRWNPKMKEYIFGERNGIYIIDLQKTQKLFRDGLNYVTESLTERPNQKVLFVGTKRQAQDAIREEAERCGQFYINNRWLGGLLTNYETVKKSIQKLKDIETMREDGRFEMLTKKERLKLDREHESLMKNLAGIKNMNGIPDMLFVIDVRKEDIAIKEANRLNIPIVAVVDTNCSPEGIDCVIPGNDDALRAIRLFASRIADAIIEGRQVGTEGRSADVEAETDETDGTELPGIGSLTAIPKEFRGEDDDEDVDIEEESDDDDEIVAETTEEVPNADAAATEPTAETATAATEESTEESSEAKAS; encoded by the coding sequence TTGGCTACAGTTACGATGAAAGAACTCCTCGAAGCAGGAGTTCATTTTGGTCACCAGGTTCGCCGTTGGAATCCGAAGATGAAAGAGTACATCTTTGGAGAGCGCAACGGCATTTATATTATAGATCTGCAAAAAACGCAGAAACTCTTCCGCGACGGCCTAAATTACGTCACAGAATCGCTCACCGAGCGCCCAAACCAAAAGGTCCTCTTCGTAGGCACCAAACGCCAGGCCCAGGACGCCATCAGAGAAGAAGCCGAACGCTGCGGACAGTTTTACATCAATAACCGCTGGCTCGGTGGCCTTCTAACAAACTACGAAACCGTCAAAAAATCGATCCAAAAGCTCAAGGACATCGAAACGATGCGTGAAGACGGCCGTTTTGAGATGCTCACCAAAAAAGAGCGTCTAAAACTCGACCGCGAACACGAAAGTTTGATGAAAAACTTGGCCGGAATCAAAAATATGAACGGGATCCCGGACATGCTTTTCGTGATCGACGTTCGTAAAGAAGACATCGCGATCAAGGAAGCTAACCGGCTCAACATTCCGATCGTGGCCGTGGTTGATACCAACTGCTCGCCCGAAGGCATCGATTGCGTGATCCCAGGTAACGACGACGCTTTGAGAGCCATTCGCCTTTTTGCCTCACGTATCGCCGACGCCATCATTGAAGGCAGACAGGTCGGCACAGAAGGCCGCAGCGCTGACGTTGAAGCGGAAACAGATGAGACCGACGGCACAGAATTGCCCGGAATTGGTTCATTAACGGCAATTCCGAAGGAATTTCGTGGTGAGGACGATGATGAAGATGTTGACATCGAGGAAGAATCCGATGATGACGATGAGATCGTAGCCGAAACCACGGAAGAAGTTCCTAATGCGGATGCAGCCGCCACTGAGCCGACAGCCGAAACTGCGACGGCAGCAACAGAAGAATCAACGGAAGAAAGCAGCGAAGCAAAAGCAAGCTAG